A genomic window from Agreia sp. COWG includes:
- the recF gene encoding DNA replication/repair protein RecF, which yields MLVRHLSLVDFRNYETAEVDLEPGPNLFVGSNGQGKTNLVESLGYLSSLGSHRVSVDHAMIRAGQNAAIVRARLQHEARELLVEVQINRTGANRAQVNRSVIKPRELPRYFSSVLFAPEDLALIRGEPSGRRRFLDQLLVARTPRLAGVQADYERVLKQRNTLLKSARASGLRGANLSTLDIWDERLVELGSELIDERVSLVGRLHPLVVEAYRSIAGADHRPALSNRLSVLSAHPDADEQADDGFALPDGTTREPLTRDRVSLLFREGLARVRRQELDRGLTLIGPHRDDLVFELNGLPAKGYASHGESWSYALSLKLSAAALLRVESPTGDPVVILDDVFAELDEARRERLAVAVADYQQVLITAAVYDDVPESLTPNTVRISAGTIVESS from the coding sequence ATGCTCGTTCGTCATCTCTCCCTCGTCGATTTTCGTAATTACGAGACAGCAGAGGTCGACCTCGAGCCGGGCCCCAACCTCTTCGTAGGTAGCAACGGCCAGGGCAAGACCAACCTGGTCGAATCGCTGGGCTACCTGTCTAGTCTCGGTTCGCATCGGGTGTCCGTGGATCACGCCATGATCAGGGCCGGCCAGAATGCGGCGATCGTGCGGGCACGCCTCCAGCACGAGGCACGCGAGCTGCTCGTCGAAGTGCAGATCAATCGAACGGGTGCCAACAGAGCGCAGGTGAATCGCTCCGTGATCAAGCCTCGTGAGCTGCCGCGTTATTTCTCGTCGGTGCTCTTCGCTCCCGAAGACCTGGCGCTCATTCGCGGCGAGCCCTCGGGACGACGTCGTTTTCTCGATCAACTGCTCGTCGCACGCACCCCTCGGCTCGCGGGGGTCCAAGCCGACTACGAGAGGGTGCTCAAGCAGCGCAACACTCTCTTGAAGTCGGCGCGGGCATCCGGCCTTCGAGGAGCCAATCTCTCGACCCTCGACATCTGGGACGAGCGGCTGGTCGAACTGGGCAGTGAGCTGATAGACGAGAGGGTCTCGCTGGTCGGGCGCCTTCATCCCCTGGTCGTCGAGGCATACCGCTCGATCGCCGGGGCCGACCACAGGCCAGCCCTGAGCAACCGGCTGAGCGTGTTGTCGGCGCATCCGGATGCCGACGAGCAGGCCGACGACGGATTCGCGCTTCCCGACGGAACGACACGAGAGCCGTTGACGCGCGACAGGGTGTCCTTGCTGTTCCGCGAGGGACTTGCGCGTGTGCGCCGGCAAGAGCTGGATCGCGGACTGACTCTCATCGGGCCCCACAGGGACGACCTCGTGTTCGAGTTGAACGGGCTTCCTGCCAAGGGGTACGCGAGCCACGGCGAATCATGGTCGTACGCGCTGTCTCTCAAGCTCTCGGCCGCGGCACTCCTGCGCGTCGAGTCCCCGACGGGCGATCCCGTGGTCATCCTCGATGACGTGTTCGCCGAGCTCGACGAGGCCCGTCGCGAGAGGCTCGCTGTCGCCGTGGCGGACTATCAGCAGGTGCTCATCACGGCGGCGGTCTACGACGACGTGCCGGAGTCGCTCACCCCGAACACCGTGCGCATCAGCGCGGGCACGATCGTGGAATCGTCATGA
- a CDS encoding DUF721 domain-containing protein produces the protein MSEPSLPSAVYLRFKEVFGDANSRRYGPRKRRTREPIAENEAFGRGRDPKGIADVMTAMTSELGWATPLAKSDLLLAWTDIAGADTAEHSFPLDVTDAVLTVQCDSTAWATQLRHMRTMIMTRIAQSYPDAGIESVRFQAPHAPSWKKGSRSIPGRGPRDTYG, from the coding sequence ATGAGCGAGCCATCACTGCCATCCGCGGTGTATCTGCGTTTCAAAGAGGTGTTCGGCGATGCGAACAGTCGACGATACGGGCCCAGGAAGCGCCGTACGAGGGAGCCCATTGCAGAGAATGAGGCATTCGGGCGGGGCCGCGACCCCAAGGGAATCGCCGATGTCATGACGGCGATGACCAGCGAACTCGGATGGGCGACGCCGCTCGCCAAGTCGGACCTGCTTCTCGCGTGGACGGACATCGCCGGCGCCGATACGGCAGAACACAGCTTTCCCCTCGACGTGACAGACGCCGTCCTGACGGTGCAGTGCGATTCCACTGCGTGGGCGACTCAGCTGCGTCACATGCGAACGATGATCATGACGCGTATCGCCCAGTCCTATCCGGACGCGGGCATCGAGTCGGTGCGCTTTCAGGCACCCCACGCCCCTTCCTGGAAAAAGGGCTCCAGATCAATTCCAGGGCGTGGTCCTCGCGATACCTATGGTTAG